GGAAGAAGAAACTGAGAATGATCAAGCaaaaaaacagaaaattCAAGAATATACCTATGACGATGATACTAATTTAAGTGGTGATGAttctaatttaaatgaagttGAGATtgatttaaatgataaaaactttaataatgtagaaaataataaggaATATAGAGTGGATATTACTGCATTTAGTTTAATCGCTTCAAgagatatttttaaaatggaATTTGGAGAACTTGCAGATGTAGTTCCTCATTTACAGAAAGTATGTGGAATACTAAAAGAAAAGTTAAATATTAATGCACGAATTCATAATTCAAATATGGAGTTGTTAAAAGAACTTATAGAAAAGGAACTAAAAAATGCTGATGAAGAAGATTtgcaaaaaattaaagttcAATACGATTCTTTTAAAGAGGATAAATTTTTGGATCCAAAAAATGTGGATTTTCATTGTTTGTCATTAGAAAACAAGTTAAAAAAAcgctttatttttttagatgaaatatataattctttaGATAAGTGCTTGcacaattataaaattttagatAGTTTTATTAAAACACATAAGAGAATATTAAATGTGATATCAAAAATAACAACTCAATCCCTGTATAATCTAATTCTTTTCggtaaatttttattaccaTCAGGTGAAAAAAATTCTAGATATAATATTATGTTTAAATCTATATATGAATTGATACAGCATGTTGAAAAAGTACAAAGTTCTTTATCAcgagataaaaatataatttataatccaaaaaaacaaataagtTCTGCCTTAAAGCAGCTAGGTAAGTTTCGCAGAAGAAGAGatgctttttttaaatatttaaaaagaacgAAACTCTCATGTAAAAATCGAAAAAGAATACTAcaaattgttttttattttcttcaagaaagaaataaaaaaaatagaaatataataaaagaaattgagAAAGATTTTCCTGCATGCGATATTATAGATGAATTTCATGTGATTTtattaaaggaaaaaaaacatattttagAATCTCTTGAAAGAGCATCTGAATATTTGAAATTGAATGAAGAAttagatataaataaaaaaagtgtaggtcctttattaaaaaataaatatgcaaGATATAATGCATTCCTTTTATATAAGACCTTTATGTCATTAGTAAGATACTCATCTATTCGTTATCTACATAGTATATCCGAAGGAATCTATATAAATGTAAGAAGACTAATATCAGCGGAAAATATCAGACGCTTATCTAAAAAAACAGACACATCAAAAAAGTTACAGAATGAGATACtccataaattaaaaaattttaaagatgAATTAAGTAAAGTTGAATTAGATATAATTTATAGAAGTCtatataatgaatttaaaGAGGATATATCATGTATGAGTAAATCAGCACGCCttttatgttataatataaatgaatggaatatatatttgatgAATCTTAAAAAATCACTTAATGATTACTTATTATTAAAGAGAGAGGGTGAAGATGTAGGGAAAATGGAAGAaagtattttatatatgttgTTTCATACGAATGAAATTATGAATGAATGTTGGATAAATGAAATAGAGTAAGGTGAAATTATGTTATCTTATGGATACATTAAAAGATTATTGTATACATGTAAtgcaatatatttttcattaagaaaaaagtttatttgttaattatagaattagaatattttaactcttttgattaaaaataaatatactacTATTATTAATAGCATACTACACCATAacatttttgtattttccaATA
This genomic interval from Plasmodium relictum strain SGS1 genome assembly, contig: PRELSG_00_v1_293, whole genome shotgun sequence contains the following:
- a CDS encoding surface-associated interspersed protein (SURFIN) — its product is NNTSSINNYVSDLERTISQNYYFNLRDESTLTRADSYCNSEINKMLLKRRKEEETENDQAKKQKIQEYTYDDDTNLSGDDSNLNEVEIDLNDKNFNNVENNKEYRVDITAFSLIASRDIFKMEFGELADVVPHLQKVCGILKEKLNINARIHNSNMELLKELIEKELKNADEEDLQKIKVQYDSFKEDKFLDPKNVDFHCLSLENKLKKRFIFLDEIYNSLDKCLHNYKILDSFIKTHKRILNVISKITTQSLYNLILFGKFLLPSGEKNSRYNIMFKSIYELIQHVEKVQSSLSRDKNIIYNPKKQISSALKQLGKFRRRRDAFFKYLKRTKLSCKNRKRILQIVFYFLQERNKKNRNIIKEIEKDFPACDIIDEFHVILLKEKKHILESLERASEYLKLNEELDINKKSVGPLLKNKYARYNAFLLYKTFMSLVRYSSIRYLHSISEGIYINVRRLISAENIRRLSKKTDTSKKLQNEILHKLKNFKDELSKVELDIIYRSLYNEFKEDISCMSKSARLLCYNINEWNIYLMNLKKSLNDYLLLKREGEDVGKMEESILYMLFHTNEIMNECWINEIE